In [Leptolyngbya] sp. PCC 7376, a genomic segment contains:
- the purL gene encoding phosphoribosylformylglycinamidine synthase subunit PurL, giving the protein MTTCPFTPEEIASEGLKPKEYDEIVSRLGRHPNRAELGMFGVMWSEHCCYKNSRPLLSGFPTEGERVLVGPGENAGVVDMGDGLHLAFKIESHNHPSAIEPFQGAATGVGGILRDIFTMGARPIAVLNSLRFGNLDNPQTRRIFEGVVEGISHYGNCVGVPTVGGEVYFDKAYSGNPLVNAMAMGLMETEEIIKAGAYGIGNPVLYVGSTTGRDGMGGASFASAELTDDSMDDRPAVQVGDPFTEKSLIEACLEAFKTGAVAAAQDMGAAGLTCSTAEMAEKGDVGVLLDLDKIPVRETGMVPYEYLLSESQERMLFVAHKGREQELIDIFHRWGLKAVVAGEVIEEPIVRIMFQGEVAAEIPARALSDDTPIYHRELMAEPPEYAQKAAAWSVDSLSTCDANGIDGKSWNDVLLTLLDVPTIASKKWVYRQYDHQVQNNTVMFPGGADAAVVRVRPVNGKPDASTIGVAACTDCNPRYVYLNPLEGAKAAVAEAARNLSCVGAEPLAITNNLNFGSPEKPIGYWQLANSCKGISEACRALDTPVTGGNVSLYNETLDSDGKPTPIYPTPVIGMVGRVEHINKICGLAFQSSGDKIYLLGTKAAVTLGGSEYLNTIHDTVAGIPPQVDFELEKAVQKIVRDGVAEGLLSSAHDLAEGGFAVAITESCIGQGLGATVSIEAGGDRLDTTLFGETCGQILVSVSAANQAAFEAKLNASIADNFKQIGEVTDSGSLMINSGGTKLIDVAVDAMTENWSQAIARRLQA; this is encoded by the coding sequence ATGACTACTTGTCCCTTCACTCCCGAAGAAATTGCATCCGAAGGACTTAAGCCCAAAGAATACGATGAGATTGTGAGTCGTCTGGGTCGCCATCCTAATCGTGCTGAGTTAGGAATGTTTGGGGTGATGTGGTCTGAGCACTGTTGTTATAAGAATTCTCGGCCACTGCTTTCTGGGTTCCCGACGGAAGGAGAACGGGTTTTAGTTGGCCCCGGTGAAAATGCTGGTGTGGTCGATATGGGTGATGGTTTGCACCTCGCCTTTAAGATTGAATCCCATAATCACCCGTCGGCTATTGAGCCTTTCCAAGGTGCTGCCACTGGGGTTGGCGGTATCCTCCGCGATATTTTCACGATGGGTGCGCGTCCCATTGCCGTCCTCAATTCTTTGCGTTTCGGCAACCTCGATAATCCCCAAACTCGCCGTATTTTTGAAGGGGTAGTAGAAGGAATTTCTCACTACGGCAATTGCGTTGGTGTGCCGACGGTTGGTGGTGAAGTCTATTTTGATAAGGCTTATTCTGGTAATCCTCTCGTGAATGCCATGGCGATGGGTTTGATGGAAACCGAGGAAATCATTAAAGCAGGTGCCTATGGTATTGGTAATCCGGTGCTTTACGTAGGTTCTACCACTGGTCGTGATGGCATGGGTGGTGCAAGTTTTGCCAGTGCCGAACTAACCGATGATTCCATGGACGATCGCCCGGCAGTGCAAGTTGGTGATCCTTTTACGGAAAAATCTTTGATTGAGGCTTGTTTGGAAGCGTTTAAGACGGGGGCAGTAGCCGCAGCTCAGGATATGGGGGCAGCGGGTTTAACCTGTTCCACAGCGGAGATGGCCGAAAAAGGTGATGTGGGTGTGTTACTGGATCTCGATAAAATTCCGGTGCGGGAAACAGGCATGGTTCCCTACGAATACCTCTTGTCGGAATCCCAAGAACGGATGTTATTTGTGGCGCATAAAGGCCGTGAACAGGAACTGATCGACATTTTCCATCGTTGGGGTTTGAAAGCTGTTGTGGCGGGGGAAGTTATCGAAGAACCCATTGTGCGCATCATGTTCCAAGGGGAAGTGGCCGCAGAAATTCCCGCACGAGCTCTATCGGATGATACCCCTATTTATCATCGTGAATTAATGGCCGAACCGCCTGAATATGCGCAAAAAGCAGCGGCCTGGAGCGTTGATTCTTTATCAACTTGTGATGCTAATGGTATCGACGGCAAATCCTGGAATGATGTGTTGTTAACCCTGTTGGATGTGCCCACGATCGCCTCCAAAAAATGGGTCTATCGCCAATATGATCACCAGGTACAAAACAATACGGTAATGTTCCCCGGTGGTGCTGATGCGGCGGTCGTGCGCGTACGTCCTGTCAACGGCAAACCTGATGCCTCGACCATTGGCGTGGCGGCTTGTACCGATTGCAATCCCCGCTATGTCTATCTCAATCCTTTGGAAGGAGCAAAAGCGGCAGTGGCAGAGGCGGCCCGTAATCTGAGCTGTGTCGGTGCAGAACCGTTGGCGATTACCAATAATCTCAACTTTGGTAGCCCTGAAAAACCCATTGGCTATTGGCAACTGGCAAATTCCTGTAAGGGCATTTCTGAGGCTTGTCGCGCGTTGGATACTCCGGTTACTGGCGGTAATGTATCCCTCTACAACGAAACCCTCGATAGTGACGGCAAGCCCACCCCCATTTATCCAACCCCTGTAATCGGTATGGTGGGCCGCGTTGAGCATATCAATAAAATTTGTGGCTTAGCCTTTCAAAGCTCTGGCGACAAAATCTATCTCCTCGGCACAAAAGCGGCGGTTACCCTCGGTGGTTCTGAATACCTCAATACCATCCATGACACCGTGGCAGGTATTCCCCCCCAAGTTGATTTTGAGCTAGAAAAAGCCGTTCAAAAAATTGTGCGTGATGGCGTGGCTGAAGGCTTACTCAGTTCTGCCCATGATCTGGCGGAAGGTGGTTTTGCTGTGGCGATCACCGAATCTTGTATTGGTCAAGGTTTAGGAGCAACTGTGAGTATTGAAGCTGGGGGCGATCGCCTAGACACCACATTATTCGGTGAAACTTGCGGTCAGATTTTGGTCTCGGTTTCTGCGGCAAACCAAGCAGCTTTTGAAGCCAAACTCAATGCAAGCATTGCTGATAACTTCAAACAAATTGGTGAAGTAACAGATTCTGGTTCCCTCATGATTAATTCTGGTGGTACCAAACTCATTGATGTTGCCGTTGATGCAATGACTGAAAACTGGAGTCAGGCGATCGCTCGTCGTCTACAGGCATAA
- a CDS encoding IS982 family transposase, translating into MFCAVDDFCQVFEPQWQQQLLASKQRRRRRPRSLSLSEIMTILIAFHQSHYRNFKYFYLINVRHHWRRAFPRAVSDQRFVEWMPSTLVPLCVYLQHCYGSCTGISFIDATSIKVCQNRRISQHRVFDGHAARGKTSVGWFFGFKLHLVINDHGELLNVKITPGNTNDRKPVVELLKGLSGKVFADKSYVSQPLAQYLQEEYDERLLAKPRRNMKNHLMLWRDKVLARKRALIETVIDQLKNISQIEHSRHRSPANFCVNLLCGLIAYCHQPNKPSLKLFIPYPELTLFSR; encoded by the coding sequence TTGTTTTGTGCCGTTGATGATTTCTGCCAAGTCTTTGAACCTCAATGGCAACAACAGCTGCTGGCCTCGAAACAACGGCGGCGACGTCGCCCTAGAAGCCTTAGTCTCAGCGAGATAATGACGATATTGATTGCATTTCATCAATCTCACTATCGTAACTTCAAGTATTTCTATCTCATCAATGTGCGTCATCACTGGCGAAGAGCCTTTCCCAGAGCAGTGAGTGACCAACGTTTTGTGGAGTGGATGCCTTCGACGTTAGTACCTCTATGTGTCTACCTACAGCACTGTTATGGTTCATGCACAGGTATCAGCTTTATTGATGCCACCAGTATCAAAGTTTGTCAAAATCGCCGCATCTCTCAACATCGCGTTTTTGATGGTCATGCCGCTCGAGGTAAAACCTCTGTGGGTTGGTTCTTTGGCTTCAAACTACATCTGGTTATCAATGACCATGGCGAATTACTCAATGTTAAAATCACGCCTGGCAACACCAATGATAGAAAGCCGGTAGTGGAGCTTTTGAAAGGGTTATCGGGAAAAGTCTTTGCTGATAAAAGTTACGTCTCTCAACCTCTGGCACAGTATTTACAAGAAGAATATGATGAGAGGCTTCTAGCTAAGCCTCGTCGCAATATGAAGAATCACCTGATGCTTTGGCGTGACAAAGTTTTGGCCCGCAAGCGAGCTTTGATTGAGACAGTCATTGACCAACTGAAGAATATTTCTCAGATTGAGCATTCCCGCCACCGCAGTCCTGCCAACTTTTGTGTCAATCTACTTTGCGGTCTCATTGCCTATTGTCATCAGCCCAATAAACCTTCTCTAAAACTCTTTATTCCTTATCCCGAACTCACGTTATTTAGTAGATGA
- a CDS encoding EAL domain-containing protein, whose product MTVSLARQLIRKVLWLSLMGLVGLGGVVTLSLMLTFQQVQQRLEQASLTAANDFDDVFLKLESDLLATSTSLASNGDISKLLSQMRSRNRYLMQAQLLNHSGDLFVSSSRSKRQPINIPFVVQSRLKRNIDQIYISPANLDDNALSVELATGFTDELGLSQGILAIQVDLTELENQAIQQQVGKTGYVYILDEAQQVVATNQLHRLGKTLPEQKFSLSFLNLSIRQGLNQKLVLSIDQSLQRVPWSAVVEQPVTEAIQPAVLPIALTIIVLFVSFRVIVDILCFSQRDIVTPLQNLHQGVEEFKAGHIPQLTPANPGNELGQLTNAFQNMVIQLKKAFEELESRVKERTSQLEITNQALQQEVAKHQATTQSLLKSEIQFRQTFQLAPIGMALISVDETFLMVNQSLCELLDLPEKKLLLKTWSDFIEPGDLEIVRALIQDLSDSQQTSKQCEVRCQSQTRGPLFVVLNLVLINDFGTEKKPSHLIAQIVDVTDRKKAEEQLAYEALHDHLTGLANRCFLIEVIDRALRRLRRYPDYVFAVLFLDLDRFKMVNDSLGHNIGDELLIQFAQRLRHHLREEDTIARLGGDEFAVLLDNIGDRQEVITIVERILSALVPLFEVGTHQVSVGASIGIAFCSPHYASAKDVLRDADIAMYQMKKSRAGEYAIFHEGMYDQTLQRLELESQIRQALEQQEFFLNYQPIVDLKTQTISGFEALVRWQKSDGTVISPGQFIPVAEESGLIVELGSWVMEQACRDLQYWRSQNSEFQSIEVSVNLARDQLQHPDFLQRIDQILSTFQVADSLKLELTESMLMESHSVTFLHQLKRRGIKLSIDDFGTGYSSLRYLQNFPVDTLKIDRSFVMKMKKTKSDMEVVRAIISLAHTFGLDVVAEGVETTDQMHHLSILGCQFGQGFLFSKPLNAKQVKNQFINSLIS is encoded by the coding sequence ATGACTGTTTCCCTTGCCCGCCAATTAATTCGTAAAGTTCTCTGGTTAAGCCTGATGGGATTGGTCGGTTTAGGTGGTGTTGTTACGCTAAGCCTAATGCTTACCTTTCAGCAGGTACAGCAGCGTTTAGAACAGGCTAGTTTGACTGCGGCCAATGACTTTGATGATGTTTTCCTGAAACTGGAAAGTGATTTATTGGCGACTAGCACCTCCCTAGCCAGCAACGGCGATATCAGCAAATTACTTAGCCAAATGCGATCTCGGAATCGCTACTTAATGCAAGCACAATTGCTCAATCATAGTGGTGATCTCTTTGTTTCCAGCAGTCGTAGTAAACGCCAGCCTATCAATATCCCTTTTGTCGTCCAATCCCGCCTCAAAAGAAATATTGATCAGATCTATATCAGTCCCGCTAATCTCGATGACAATGCTCTCTCTGTTGAACTAGCGACTGGGTTTACAGATGAGCTGGGTCTCTCCCAGGGGATCTTGGCGATTCAAGTGGATCTCACCGAATTAGAAAACCAAGCGATCCAGCAACAGGTAGGCAAAACAGGCTATGTCTACATTCTGGATGAAGCCCAACAGGTGGTGGCTACGAACCAGTTGCATCGGCTGGGTAAAACATTGCCTGAGCAAAAGTTTTCGTTGAGTTTCCTCAATTTAAGTATTCGACAGGGTCTGAATCAGAAGCTCGTTTTGTCGATTGATCAATCTCTTCAGAGAGTGCCTTGGTCAGCGGTTGTGGAGCAACCTGTTACGGAAGCGATTCAACCTGCAGTCCTTCCTATTGCTTTAACCATCATTGTTTTGTTCGTTAGCTTTCGGGTAATTGTTGACATCCTGTGTTTTAGCCAGAGAGATATCGTCACTCCTCTCCAAAATTTGCACCAAGGGGTAGAAGAGTTTAAAGCTGGTCATATTCCACAATTAACCCCTGCTAATCCTGGGAATGAATTGGGTCAGCTCACCAATGCTTTCCAAAATATGGTCATTCAACTGAAAAAAGCTTTCGAAGAGTTAGAGTCCAGGGTAAAAGAGCGGACAAGTCAGTTGGAGATAACCAATCAGGCATTACAACAGGAAGTTGCTAAACACCAAGCTACGACTCAATCGTTGCTAAAAAGTGAAATCCAATTTCGCCAAACATTTCAACTGGCACCGATTGGGATGGCTTTGATCAGTGTGGATGAAACGTTTCTAATGGTTAATCAATCGCTGTGTGAGCTGCTGGACTTACCGGAAAAAAAGCTTTTGTTAAAAACATGGTCTGATTTTATCGAGCCTGGAGATTTAGAAATTGTAAGAGCCTTAATTCAAGATTTATCTGATAGCCAACAAACATCGAAACAATGTGAAGTCCGTTGTCAAAGTCAGACTAGAGGTCCTCTATTTGTAGTACTTAATTTAGTGTTGATCAATGATTTTGGGACTGAAAAGAAGCCATCTCATCTTATTGCGCAAATTGTGGATGTTACTGACCGCAAAAAGGCTGAGGAACAGTTGGCTTATGAAGCGCTGCATGATCATCTAACGGGATTAGCAAATCGATGTTTTTTGATTGAGGTCATTGATCGTGCTCTCCGGCGACTGCGTCGGTATCCAGATTATGTATTTGCGGTGCTCTTTTTAGATCTTGATCGATTCAAGATGGTGAACGACAGTTTGGGACACAATATCGGCGATGAGCTATTGATTCAGTTCGCGCAACGGCTACGTCATCATCTGCGGGAAGAGGATACGATTGCTCGGCTTGGTGGGGATGAGTTCGCTGTGCTGCTCGATAATATTGGCGATCGCCAAGAAGTGATTACGATTGTCGAGCGTATTTTGTCGGCATTGGTGCCTTTGTTTGAAGTTGGGACACACCAAGTATCGGTGGGAGCAAGTATCGGGATTGCATTTTGTTCGCCACATTATGCAAGTGCAAAGGATGTCCTGCGTGATGCAGATATCGCAATGTATCAGATGAAAAAAAGTCGAGCTGGTGAGTATGCCATATTCCATGAGGGAATGTATGACCAAACGCTTCAGCGTCTGGAGCTTGAAAGCCAAATTCGTCAGGCACTAGAGCAACAGGAATTTTTCCTTAACTACCAACCCATTGTAGATTTGAAAACTCAAACGATTTCTGGTTTTGAAGCACTCGTGCGATGGCAAAAATCCGATGGCACGGTAATTTCGCCTGGTCAATTTATTCCTGTGGCGGAGGAGTCTGGACTGATTGTAGAGCTGGGCAGCTGGGTTATGGAGCAGGCTTGTCGAGATCTACAATATTGGCGATCGCAGAATTCCGAGTTTCAGTCTATTGAAGTCAGTGTCAATTTAGCGAGAGATCAACTACAACATCCAGATTTCTTACAAAGAATTGATCAAATCTTATCTACATTTCAAGTTGCTGATAGTCTGAAACTTGAACTGACAGAAAGTATGCTGATGGAGAGTCATAGCGTGACCTTTTTACATCAGCTAAAAAGACGTGGGATAAAGTTAAGTATTGACGATTTTGGTACTGGTTACTCTTCGCTCAGATATCTTCAAAATTTCCCAGTTGACACTTTGAAAATCGATCGTTCTTTCGTTATGAAAATGAAAAAAACAAAGAGCGATATGGAAGTTGTCCGAGCAATTATTAGTCTCGCTCATACATTTGGTCTAGATGTTGTTGCTGAAGGTGTAGAAACAACTGATCAAATGCATCATTTATCCATCTTGGGATGTCAGTTTGGACAAGGTTTCCTTTTCTCTAAACCGCTGAATGCAAAACAAGTTAAAAATCAATTTATTAATAGTTTGATATCCTGA
- a CDS encoding sugar ABC transporter substrate-binding protein, whose translation MAAVGCSPQNPPDITEVPTTPEVTVSTSTGSPDPSNTPSSPTQDVQFQLSTAIPEAVSATQPWKIAYVIKALREPYWHRMGKAAQAMATKLSAEVDVYGIDSPQNAEFVEEQIILISELLEQEDYDGLVLGAADSIRLAPIIEKAIAQGISVIAVDTPISSENIETFVGFDNFAAGESMGRWVVEQLGGEGNVLILEGAQHHDNALERHKGFLAGLKTGQIKILASQSANWNTTEAEALTEQWLQQYPEVDAIVSANDQMALGAIAALEASNRDEILVTGFDGSDDALAAIQAKTLGATIDQIPEPQAEIVIQMMISHLEQQNPLPREVFLKSTQLITLDNFP comes from the coding sequence GTGGCTGCCGTTGGATGTAGCCCTCAAAACCCACCTGACATCACGGAAGTTCCCACGACTCCAGAAGTAACTGTCTCAACATCTACAGGGTCACCAGACCCAAGCAACACACCCTCTAGTCCCACACAAGATGTCCAATTTCAGCTTTCTACGGCAATCCCCGAAGCAGTATCTGCGACTCAGCCTTGGAAAATCGCCTATGTAATCAAAGCCTTGCGTGAACCTTATTGGCACCGCATGGGTAAAGCTGCACAAGCCATGGCTACAAAGCTCTCTGCCGAAGTAGATGTTTACGGGATTGATAGTCCACAAAATGCAGAATTTGTTGAGGAGCAAATCATTTTAATTTCCGAATTGTTAGAACAGGAAGATTATGATGGTTTGGTTTTAGGAGCTGCAGACTCGATTCGACTTGCACCCATTATCGAGAAGGCGATCGCCCAAGGCATTTCTGTCATTGCTGTCGATACCCCCATCAGCTCCGAAAACATTGAGACTTTCGTCGGCTTCGATAATTTTGCGGCAGGGGAAAGTATGGGCCGCTGGGTTGTTGAACAATTGGGAGGAGAGGGGAATGTCCTCATATTGGAGGGAGCACAACACCATGACAATGCTCTTGAACGACACAAAGGATTTTTGGCTGGTTTAAAAACAGGGCAAATAAAAATTTTGGCTAGTCAATCAGCTAACTGGAATACAACAGAAGCAGAGGCACTTACAGAACAATGGTTACAACAATATCCAGAAGTGGATGCCATTGTTTCTGCAAATGACCAAATGGCTCTGGGGGCGATCGCCGCGCTAGAAGCAAGTAATCGGGACGAAATTTTAGTAACAGGCTTCGATGGTTCTGATGATGCTTTGGCTGCTATTCAAGCTAAAACTTTAGGTGCCACCATTGATCAAATCCCAGAACCACAGGCTGAGATTGTCATACAAATGATGATTAGTCATTTAGAACAGCAAAACCCATTGCCCCGCGAGGTTTTTCTGAAAAGCACTCAGCTGATTACCCTCGATAACTTTCCATAG
- a CDS encoding sugar ABC transporter substrate-binding protein: protein MSAKVLTSILAIALLSLVGCGQPSSTDSESSQSDSPQETVESSDTKTTTKITHAKPDFKLSTTLPDPVLATTQSWNVSMVLKTSTELYWQRVALSGTDMGNTLLINVQVQSTENSRYVEFAGDQIDLISKVLTEESPNGLILGPADSQQLVSVVDQAAAQDIPVIAIDTPIESDNLLTFVGFDDFAAGKTMGEWVVEQLGEKGKVLVVQGAQNNANAVKRYEGFLAGLDTGDIEVLDSQSANWREKEAQELTAAWLEEYPEVDAIVAANDQMALGAITAIEAAGREDILVTGFNGSEAGLDAIQAGKLAASIDQLPEELTRIAVQLMVNYLEQREPLPKEVLLENTELITADSFL from the coding sequence ATGAGTGCAAAAGTTTTAACCTCCATTTTGGCGATCGCCTTACTCTCTCTAGTCGGTTGTGGTCAGCCTTCTTCAACTGATAGTGAATCTTCTCAGAGCGACTCTCCGCAGGAAACGGTTGAGTCATCGGATACTAAAACCACCACTAAAATTACACACGCAAAGCCAGACTTCAAACTATCGACAACCCTACCAGATCCAGTCTTGGCAACGACTCAGTCTTGGAATGTTTCGATGGTGCTCAAAACCTCAACAGAACTGTATTGGCAACGGGTCGCTCTGAGCGGAACGGATATGGGGAACACATTACTGATCAATGTACAGGTGCAGAGCACAGAAAATTCTAGATATGTAGAGTTTGCAGGCGATCAAATTGACTTAATCTCAAAAGTACTCACGGAAGAATCCCCCAACGGTTTAATTTTGGGTCCAGCAGATTCTCAGCAATTAGTGAGTGTGGTCGACCAAGCTGCTGCCCAAGATATTCCTGTGATTGCGATAGATACACCGATCGAATCTGATAACTTGTTAACCTTTGTTGGTTTCGATGATTTTGCGGCAGGAAAAACGATGGGTGAGTGGGTTGTGGAACAGCTTGGTGAGAAAGGTAAGGTGCTAGTTGTGCAAGGTGCTCAAAATAATGCCAATGCCGTTAAACGCTATGAAGGTTTTCTCGCTGGTCTTGATACAGGAGACATTGAAGTTTTGGATAGTCAATCGGCTAATTGGAGAGAGAAAGAAGCTCAGGAATTAACAGCAGCTTGGCTAGAGGAATATCCAGAAGTCGATGCGATTGTGGCCGCGAATGACCAAATGGCTTTGGGGGCGATCACTGCAATAGAAGCCGCTGGTCGAGAAGATATTTTAGTGACGGGGTTTAATGGCTCGGAGGCAGGTCTCGATGCTATCCAGGCGGGTAAACTTGCCGCTTCTATTGATCAGCTCCCAGAAGAACTCACTCGTATTGCAGTGCAACTGATGGTGAACTACCTCGAACAGCGGGAGCCATTGCCCAAAGAAGTGCTCTTAGAAAATACAGAGCTCATCACCGCAGACTCTTTCTTATAA
- the recG gene encoding ATP-dependent DNA helicase RecG — protein sequence MDSPNFLRLQKALSVEAERGFANLQGHKYRFSEFLCLSFGEMPPPKLDLDTRRRWTDFAQKFAQYQGFTVSKRRVVVAETRSFLQQVKTQLETPVNQPRKIKAPRAQSVQEKVPQRASYQKQITLEQPLMYLPKIGPKRSEHLAKLGLLTVRDALFYYPREHIDYAKQVKITELEPGETVTLVGSVIRCNIFTSPKNKKLSIFELYMRDSSGRIKLSRFYAGARFSNRGWQEKQKKMYPRGVAIAASGLVKKTKYGLTLDNPEIEVLTSDEADIKSLKIGRVLPVYPLTEGVPADLIRKVVIASMAALKFLQDPFPSVLRDDFELMKLPEAIANIHFPENPEILVHARRRLVFDEFFYLQLGFLQRRQEEKAKQTSAVFLPQGELIEKFQKLLPFQLTGAQNRVVAEIMADLAQSTPMNRLVQGDVGAGKTIVAVFAILAAIQSGYQAALMAPTEVLAEQHYRKLVKWFNQLYLPVELLTGSTKAKKRREIHAQLNTGELKVLVGTHALIEDPVQFQNLGLVVIDEQHRFGVQQRGRLLAKGDAPHVLTMTATPIPRTLALTLHGDLDVSQIDELPPGRQPIDTRVIKGGDRRKAYELIKREVAQGRQAYIIFPLVEESEKLEAKAAVEEHKRLSEQVFQSFNVGLLHGRMKSADKDEALTRFRNKEDQIIVSTTVIEVGVDVPNATVMLIENAERFGLSQLHQLRGRVGRGKHKSHCLLVTSSKSTDSQNRLQVMEQSTDGFFIAEMDLRLRGPGEVLGTRQSGLPDFALASLTEDQEVLVLAREAAEQMLAQNPTLDRYPLIQKTLEVKYRKLLGADVLT from the coding sequence ATGGATTCGCCCAATTTTTTGCGGTTACAAAAAGCATTATCTGTAGAAGCAGAACGGGGTTTTGCGAATCTTCAGGGGCACAAATATCGATTTAGTGAGTTTCTCTGTCTGAGTTTCGGGGAGATGCCACCGCCTAAATTAGATTTGGATACGCGACGACGCTGGACAGATTTCGCCCAAAAGTTTGCGCAGTATCAGGGATTTACGGTCTCGAAACGGCGGGTTGTGGTGGCAGAAACGCGGTCTTTTTTGCAGCAAGTCAAAACGCAATTAGAAACGCCAGTTAATCAACCCCGCAAAATTAAAGCACCTCGTGCTCAATCTGTTCAGGAAAAAGTACCGCAGCGTGCCAGTTACCAAAAGCAAATTACATTAGAACAACCGTTAATGTATTTGCCGAAGATTGGCCCCAAACGTAGTGAACATTTGGCAAAGCTGGGATTGCTAACGGTGCGAGATGCGTTGTTTTATTATCCTCGCGAGCACATTGACTATGCCAAGCAGGTGAAGATTACGGAATTGGAGCCGGGTGAAACGGTAACGCTGGTCGGTTCGGTAATTCGCTGCAATATTTTTACTAGTCCAAAGAATAAAAAACTCTCGATTTTCGAGCTATATATGCGGGACAGTAGTGGTCGCATTAAGCTCAGTCGGTTCTACGCTGGGGCACGGTTTAGTAATCGCGGTTGGCAGGAAAAGCAAAAGAAAATGTATCCCCGTGGGGTGGCGATCGCCGCATCGGGTTTGGTGAAGAAAACAAAATATGGATTAACGCTAGATAACCCAGAAATTGAAGTTTTGACTAGTGACGAGGCGGATATTAAATCCCTCAAAATTGGGCGGGTTTTGCCGGTTTATCCTTTAACAGAAGGGGTTCCTGCTGACTTGATTCGCAAAGTTGTCATTGCATCCATGGCAGCGCTGAAGTTTCTCCAAGATCCCTTTCCGTCGGTGCTCAGAGATGATTTTGAGCTGATGAAACTCCCCGAGGCGATCGCCAATATTCATTTCCCAGAAAATCCCGAAATTTTGGTGCATGCGCGACGGCGATTGGTGTTTGATGAATTTTTCTATTTGCAACTGGGCTTTTTACAACGGCGACAGGAAGAAAAAGCCAAACAAACTAGCGCTGTGTTCTTGCCTCAGGGTGAATTAATCGAGAAATTCCAGAAGTTGTTGCCGTTTCAACTGACTGGCGCACAAAACCGCGTGGTTGCTGAAATTATGGCCGACCTTGCGCAATCTACTCCGATGAATCGCTTGGTGCAGGGGGATGTGGGCGCAGGTAAAACCATCGTTGCAGTGTTCGCAATTTTGGCGGCGATCCAGTCCGGTTATCAGGCGGCTTTGATGGCCCCCACAGAAGTTTTGGCAGAACAACATTACCGAAAATTGGTGAAGTGGTTTAACCAGTTATATTTGCCTGTGGAATTATTGACGGGTTCAACGAAAGCGAAAAAACGTCGCGAAATTCATGCCCAGCTCAATACTGGCGAATTAAAAGTTCTCGTCGGAACCCATGCGCTAATTGAGGATCCAGTGCAATTTCAAAACTTGGGTTTAGTGGTGATCGATGAACAACATCGGTTTGGCGTGCAACAGCGCGGCCGTTTATTGGCAAAAGGCGATGCACCTCACGTTCTAACCATGACGGCAACACCTATCCCTCGAACTTTAGCTTTAACGCTCCATGGGGATCTTGATGTCAGTCAAATTGATGAGTTGCCTCCCGGCCGACAACCCATTGATACGCGGGTAATTAAAGGAGGCGATCGCCGCAAAGCCTATGAGTTAATTAAGCGAGAAGTTGCTCAAGGTCGCCAAGCCTATATTATTTTTCCATTGGTGGAAGAATCCGAAAAATTGGAAGCCAAAGCCGCTGTTGAAGAACACAAAAGACTATCTGAACAGGTCTTTCAAAGTTTTAATGTGGGATTGCTCCATGGGCGGATGAAATCAGCAGACAAAGATGAAGCGCTCACCCGTTTTAGAAATAAAGAAGACCAAATTATTGTGTCCACCACGGTGATTGAGGTCGGTGTTGACGTGCCTAATGCGACGGTGATGCTGATCGAAAATGCCGAACGATTTGGTTTATCGCAGTTGCACCAATTGCGTGGTCGGGTCGGTCGAGGCAAACATAAATCCCATTGTTTGTTGGTTACCAGTAGCAAATCCACGGATTCTCAAAATCGGTTGCAGGTGATGGAACAATCTACCGATGGCTTTTTTATTGCCGAAATGGATTTGCGTTTAAGGGGGCCGGGAGAAGTTTTGGGCACAAGACAATCGGGATTGCCAGATTTTGCCTTGGCGAGTCTCACTGAAGATCAAGAAGTGTTGGTGTTAGCGCGGGAAGCCGCAGAACAAATGTTGGCACAAAATCCGACCCTTGATCGTTATCCTTTAATCCAAAAAACTTTAGAAGTAAAGTACCGCAAATTGTTGGGCGCGGATGTGTTGACCTAG